Part of the Priestia megaterium genome, ATGCAATGGTTGGAAACGCATAAAAATCGGATGGATTCATCGCTTTTTCAGAATTTATCAGATAAATTTCGCCGTTCACAACTAGACGTACCTAATACCACCCAGGTTCTCATAAAAACGAAACCGGGTACAAACTTAAGAAAAATCTTAGATTTATGCAGTCTAGACTCCAGAAATTCAGAGGGCCATAATGCACCATTATTAAATTTTCTTTCAGCAAAATTATCTTTCCAAACAATTCAGACACTTGTTACTCATCCTGAGATCGAAAAGCTTTATTTAGATAAGGAGGTTCACGCTTTTCTGGATGTTGCTTCAGAGTCTGTGGGAGGAGCTTATGTAAGAAATACTCATGGATTATCAGGTAATGGTGTAACAATCGCCGTATTAGATACGGGAATACATCCACATCCAGACTTTACATTGCCTACTAGCCGAATTGTTGATTTTGTTGATTATATCCAAGGAAAGTCTTCTCCTTATGATGATAATGGCCATGGCACTCATGTAACTGGTTGTGCGGCGGGTAACGGTTTTGCTTCGAATGGAAAATATACTGGTCTTGCTCCTAATGCACAGATTATTGGTATAAAAGTTCTGGATAAAAACGGAAACGGGTATCTCTCTTCTGTAATTGCAGGAATTAATTATTGTATAGAAAATAAATCTCGTTTCAATATTAGGATTATTAACCTTTCCTTCGGAACTGATTCAGTTGTACCATATATTGATGATCCCCTCGCACAAGCTGCTGAACAGGCTGTACTAGCAGGTATCATTGTTCTCATGGCAGCAAATAATTCAGGAGCAACGGGCACGGTTAATTCACCAGCAACCCACCCAAAGGTTATTTCTGTAGGAGCAGTAGCGGATCGAAAAACAATGCCTATTAGTGATGGATTAATATACATTTATACGAGTAATCTAGAAACCATGAATGGATTAATGAAGCCTGATGTACTTCTTCCTGGTGTATATATCACTGGACCTCTTCCTCCTAATTCTATTCTATCCGATCAATTAGAACCTTTTGTTGTGAATCAGCACTATATTTCTCTATCGGGTACATCGATAGCAACGGGGTTATGTACGGGAGCTGTTGCTATAATTTTAGAGGCTTATCCTTCCTATTCTCCAAGTAGAATTAAGGACCTCATGTTGCAATTCCGGAAAGAATTTACATCAGAGGAACGTTATTTTCAACTTCCTCAACTATTTCAACTAATCCTAAAAGAATAAGTACCGCCTACTGGGAAATGTTGTTCACTTTCAAGATTAGATAGGTCTTGAATACAAAGAAAAACAGTATCCAGTTTAGCATGATTTTTTAAAAAGGACCAGAAAGCACAGATCTATAGAAAAATTGACAGTACTTATGATAACTAACATTCAAGCAAGAAAATCTAAGACCTTCAGGATAGGAATCCAAAGAAACTAGAAGCATGAATTTGATGAAGAAGTCATAAATGAATTTAGAGCTGTTGCAGGTGATTGAGCTATAAGACTAGGATATGAAATAGACTTGGAATGGTAAAAACCTAGTCTATTATAGTTACCAGGA contains:
- a CDS encoding S8 family peptidase, whose amino-acid sequence is MQWLETHKNRMDSSLFQNLSDKFRRSQLDVPNTTQVLIKTKPGTNLRKILDLCSLDSRNSEGHNAPLLNFLSAKLSFQTIQTLVTHPEIEKLYLDKEVHAFLDVASESVGGAYVRNTHGLSGNGVTIAVLDTGIHPHPDFTLPTSRIVDFVDYIQGKSSPYDDNGHGTHVTGCAAGNGFASNGKYTGLAPNAQIIGIKVLDKNGNGYLSSVIAGINYCIENKSRFNIRIINLSFGTDSVVPYIDDPLAQAAEQAVLAGIIVLMAANNSGATGTVNSPATHPKVISVGAVADRKTMPISDGLIYIYTSNLETMNGLMKPDVLLPGVYITGPLPPNSILSDQLEPFVVNQHYISLSGTSIATGLCTGAVAIILEAYPSYSPSRIKDLMLQFRKEFTSEERYFQLPQLFQLILKE